The following proteins are co-located in the Triticum aestivum cultivar Chinese Spring chromosome 1A, IWGSC CS RefSeq v2.1, whole genome shotgun sequence genome:
- the LOC123180961 gene encoding zinc finger protein GIS3, whose translation MESRSSARGGDRGQLDHHRQVLLLRPAAAWSYASAAGVSWPAQRPPSSSYTCGYCKREFRSAQALGGHMNVHRRERARIRHYYCSAYPAAPAPAPAAVHRDWVPNLNFSPPHCPGGDYGGTSTATPAVYSFFSTAAAAEAAKATLVVDLELGVGGGGGGLDLELRLGCS comes from the coding sequence ATGGAGAGCAGGAGCAGCGCGAGAGGAGGAGACCGCGGCCAGCTAGACCACCACCGGCAGGTGCTGCTGCTGAGGCCGGCTGCGGCGTGGAGCTACGCCTCCGCCGCCGGCGTGTCGTGGCCGGCGCAGAGGCCGCCGTCGTCTTCGTACACGTGCGGCTACTGCAAGAGAGAGTTCCGGTCGGCGCAGGCGCTCGGGGGGCACATGAACGTGCACCGCCGGGAGAGGGCCAGGATCCGCCACTACTACTGCTCCGCCTACCCCGCGGCTCCAGCTCCAGCCCCTGCTGCTGTCCACAGGGACTGGGTGCCCAACCTCAACTtctcgccgccgcattgccccggTGGCGACTATGGCGGCACATCCACGGCGACCCCGGCAGTCTACAGCTTCTTCTCCACCGCGGCGGCCGCGGAGGCGGCCAAGGCTACGTTGGTGGTGGACCTGGAGCTGGGGgtcggaggagggggaggaggtttGGATCTTGAGCTTAGGCTTGGCTGCTCTTGA